From one Thermomicrobiales bacterium genomic stretch:
- a CDS encoding succinylglutamate desuccinylase/aspartoacylase family protein, which translates to MRYIDICTLSTGLPLRIAVHEIVGARPGPVVGLTAGVHGDELAPVEALRRLVAGIDPRELAGTLRIAPVVNPLAFQAQTRHTPQDGQNLNRVFPGDPAGWLTEQLAAAFVDGFLPGLDALIDLHAGGALPTVDYAYIDNDEPLSRALGTKILYRGPGYPGTLSAVAVERGVRTVVTELGGGLLRDEEYISRTVAGLRNALRHLGALAGEPTRRDDQIVLDRLTIVRPRHGGLLVPAVGVDRLGDAIPGGTLLGTTYNPQTFEELERFHAPFPETLLILARGAVTRVETGDYAYMVGDGG; encoded by the coding sequence ATGCGCTACATCGACATCTGTACCCTGTCGACCGGCCTGCCGCTGCGGATCGCCGTCCACGAGATCGTGGGCGCAAGGCCGGGTCCCGTCGTTGGCCTCACCGCTGGCGTGCATGGCGACGAGCTGGCGCCGGTCGAGGCGCTCCGGCGGCTGGTCGCCGGGATCGACCCCCGCGAGCTGGCCGGCACGCTGCGAATCGCGCCGGTCGTCAACCCGCTCGCCTTCCAGGCGCAGACGCGCCACACGCCGCAGGATGGCCAGAACCTCAATCGCGTCTTCCCCGGCGACCCGGCCGGCTGGCTGACCGAGCAGCTCGCCGCCGCGTTCGTCGACGGCTTCCTGCCGGGACTCGACGCGTTGATCGACTTGCACGCCGGCGGCGCGCTGCCGACCGTCGACTACGCCTACATAGACAACGACGAGCCGCTATCGCGCGCGCTGGGGACGAAGATCCTCTATCGCGGGCCGGGCTACCCCGGCACCCTCTCGGCCGTTGCTGTCGAGCGCGGCGTCCGCACCGTCGTCACCGAGCTGGGCGGCGGGCTGCTGCGCGACGAGGAGTACATCTCCCGGACGGTCGCGGGCCTGCGCAACGCGCTGCGCCACCTCGGCGCGCTCGCCGGCGAGCCAACACGGCGCGACGACCAGATCGTCCTCGACCGCCTCACGATCGTGCGGCCCCGCCACGGCGGGCTGCTCGTGCCGGCCGTCGGCGTCGACCGCCTCGGCGACGCCATCCCCGGCGGCACGCTCCTCGGCACGACCTACAATCCGCAGACGTTCGAAGAGCTCGAACGCTTCCACGCCCCCTTCCCCGAGACTCTCCTCATCCTCGCCCGCGGCGCCGTCACCCGCGTCGAAACCGGCGACTACGCGTATATGGTCGGAGACGGGGGATGA
- a CDS encoding arginine deiminase family protein, translating into MQRQHDGLRAALVAEGVEIVDVGGSLGDVKAVFTRDQAIAVDGGAVICRMGPVGADPGYGRRGEEAYITKVIANLGMPILRTINGTGLIEGGSFCFLTPKVAALGMSFRQNEEGARQLEDVLRASGTRLIRVPLTGHALHIDGAILMVDHRTALVNMARLPYWFLDELKALGIQLVYVWPSEGHAVNCLAVRPGRVIISEGCPRTRERLTAAGVESIEIDYSEIRKNGGGIHCSTLPLVRDRDGGRGTV; encoded by the coding sequence ATGCAGCGCCAGCACGACGGGCTGCGGGCGGCGCTCGTGGCCGAGGGCGTCGAGATCGTCGATGTCGGGGGCTCGCTGGGCGATGTCAAGGCGGTGTTCACCCGCGATCAGGCGATCGCCGTGGACGGCGGCGCGGTGATCTGCCGGATGGGTCCGGTCGGAGCCGATCCGGGCTATGGCCGGCGGGGCGAGGAGGCGTACATCACGAAGGTGATTGCTAACCTCGGCATGCCGATCCTGCGGACGATCAATGGGACAGGGCTGATCGAGGGCGGCTCGTTCTGCTTCCTGACGCCGAAGGTCGCCGCGCTCGGCATGTCGTTCCGGCAGAACGAGGAGGGCGCGCGCCAGCTGGAGGACGTCCTGCGGGCCAGCGGGACGCGCCTGATCCGCGTGCCGCTCACCGGCCACGCCCTGCACATCGACGGCGCAATCCTGATGGTCGATCATCGGACGGCGCTGGTGAACATGGCGCGGCTGCCGTACTGGTTCCTCGACGAGCTGAAGGCGCTGGGGATCCAGCTGGTGTATGTCTGGCCCAGCGAGGGACACGCGGTGAACTGCCTCGCCGTCCGCCCCGGCCGGGTGATCATCTCCGAGGGCTGCCCGCGCACGCGCGAGCGACTGACGGCGGCCGGCGTCGAGTCAATCGAGATCGACTACAGCGAGATCCGCAAGAACGGCGGCGGCATCCATTGCAGCACGTTGCCGCTCGTCCGAGACAGGGACGGGGGACGGGGGACGGTGTAG
- a CDS encoding serine hydrolase domain-containing protein, protein MSESLDAIIAEQMARWTVPGVTVGILRDGKRSLHAWGVTSLETGQPARPDTLFQIGSISKVFCATLVMLLVDEGKVDLDAPIVTYLPDLRLADETAQAGVTLRHTLTHTSGIYGDFFDDFGMGDDALAKSVEAFRTLRQWTPLGSSWAYCNVGFNLAGAVVEKVLGLTFEQAMRERVFEPLGLDDSVYFAHEAIVHSAAVGHTLIDPAGDAQEIARSYPLPRCVNPAGGIISTVDDLLSFAQMHMNSGKLADRQVLSAASATAMQEKQTIAGNWADEWGLGWDIRWVDGEKLIGHGGTTNGFQARLTAVPGRDYAIAMLTNSGRGAALYNAVEKWALADDLGMDLRDPERVALTDVQLDAIAGHYSQPQAVYTVSVEDDGLRLEATSISALSGKRTTPPADHLAPVGEREFLVTTGASAGRRVDFFDGDSARPRFIRNGGRLAERD, encoded by the coding sequence ATGAGCGAGAGTCTCGACGCGATCATCGCCGAGCAGATGGCGCGCTGGACGGTTCCCGGCGTCACTGTCGGGATCCTGCGCGACGGCAAGCGCAGTCTCCACGCCTGGGGAGTGACGAGCCTGGAAACCGGGCAGCCGGCCCGGCCAGACACGCTGTTTCAGATCGGGTCGATCTCGAAGGTCTTCTGCGCGACACTCGTGATGCTGCTCGTCGACGAGGGCAAGGTCGACCTCGACGCGCCGATCGTGACCTACCTGCCGGACCTCCGGCTGGCCGACGAAACTGCCCAGGCCGGCGTTACCCTGCGCCACACGCTGACACACACCAGCGGCATCTACGGCGACTTCTTCGACGACTTCGGCATGGGTGACGACGCGCTGGCAAAGTCGGTCGAGGCATTCCGGACATTGCGCCAGTGGACGCCACTGGGGAGCTCCTGGGCATATTGCAACGTGGGCTTCAATCTGGCCGGCGCGGTCGTCGAGAAGGTCCTCGGCCTGACGTTCGAGCAGGCCATGCGCGAGCGCGTCTTCGAACCGTTGGGCCTCGACGACAGTGTCTATTTCGCCCACGAGGCGATCGTCCACTCGGCGGCCGTCGGCCACACACTTATCGACCCGGCAGGCGACGCGCAGGAAATCGCCCGCAGCTACCCGCTGCCGCGCTGCGTCAACCCGGCCGGCGGGATCATCTCGACGGTCGACGACCTCCTGTCGTTCGCCCAGATGCACATGAACAGCGGCAAGCTCGCAGACCGGCAGGTTCTCTCTGCCGCATCGGCGACGGCCATGCAGGAGAAGCAGACGATCGCGGGCAACTGGGCCGACGAGTGGGGCCTCGGCTGGGACATCCGGTGGGTGGACGGCGAGAAGCTGATCGGCCACGGCGGCACGACCAACGGCTTCCAGGCGCGACTGACGGCCGTCCCCGGCCGCGACTACGCAATCGCGATGCTCACCAACAGTGGCCGGGGCGCAGCGCTCTACAACGCCGTCGAGAAGTGGGCGCTGGCCGACGACCTCGGCATGGACCTGCGCGACCCCGAACGTGTCGCGCTGACGGACGTGCAGCTCGACGCGATCGCCGGCCACTACAGCCAGCCGCAGGCGGTCTACACCGTCAGTGTCGAGGACGACGGGCTGCGGCTGGAGGCAACCAGCATCAGCGCGCTCTCCGGCAAGCGAACGACCCCACCGGCGGACCATCTTGCCCCGGTCGGCGAGCGGGAGTTCCTCGTCACCACCGGCGCAAGCGCCGGCCGCCGTGTCGACTTCTTTGACGGAGACAGCGCCCGCCCGCGATTCATCCGCAACGGCGGCCGCCTCGCCGAACGCGACTGA
- a CDS encoding YtxH domain-containing protein, translating into MERMPHGERSTPWETWREIDWDSTLQDTSGDTSSLSFVSGYLLGVAVGLIVGFALAPQSGRRMVEQVWQTGIGLRERGVRSFYAHVDEETLVDEAEQAETELMRRIHRQE; encoded by the coding sequence ATGGAGCGGATGCCTCACGGCGAACGATCGACCCCCTGGGAGACCTGGCGCGAGATCGACTGGGATAGCACGCTGCAGGACACGAGCGGCGACACATCGTCGCTCTCGTTCGTGAGCGGCTACCTGCTCGGCGTCGCGGTCGGCCTGATCGTCGGCTTCGCCCTCGCGCCACAGTCCGGCCGGCGCATGGTCGAACAGGTCTGGCAGACCGGCATCGGGCTGCGCGAGCGGGGAGTTCGTTCGTTCTACGCCCACGTCGATGAGGAAACGCTTGTTGACGAGGCAGAGCAGGCAGAGACGGAATTGATGCGCCGGATCCACCGGCAGGAGTAA
- the mnmA gene encoding tRNA 2-thiouridine(34) synthase MnmA: protein MPTTTRANPIIPLIPSQSPLVIPGAGGASCPARQLPTSLPRLSTEDARALLSRYDTGPIDGSGQTIVVAMSGGVDSAVAALVLRERGYRVVGVNMRLYNPPDEQGFINPCCSIDAMEDARATCQRIDVPFYAMNMAKEFEAGVIDRFVSEYAAGRTPNPCLECNRHVKFRHLIGKARMLGANGLATGHYARIERDDAGVYHLFRAVDDQKDQSYVLHTLDQEQLAYLQFPLGRLRKTEVRELARGFGLPVADKPESQDLCFVASGEHAGFVARRLGEEAGRMTTPGPIVDGAGNVVGQHRGLLHYTVGQRKGLGVSAREPLFVLRLDPRQNLLIVGPRSELATSRIVADGVSFTDDRWPDAPFDCQIVVRYRGTAYPATVEPGLPGAVIVRATGLSGAVAPGQAIVFYQGDEALGGGTIRATDAPGLSVAS from the coding sequence ATGCCCACGACGACCCGAGCTAATCCGATCATCCCGCTCATACCCTCGCAGTCGCCGCTCGTCATCCCGGGCGCGGGTGGCGCGAGCTGTCCTGCGCGGCAATTGCCAACCTCGCTACCGCGGCTTTCCACAGAGGATGCTCGCGCGCTGCTCTCCCGCTACGATACCGGCCCGATCGACGGCAGCGGCCAGACGATCGTTGTCGCGATGAGTGGTGGCGTTGATTCGGCAGTCGCGGCGCTGGTGCTACGCGAGCGCGGCTATCGTGTCGTCGGCGTCAATATGCGCCTCTACAACCCGCCAGACGAGCAAGGCTTCATCAACCCATGCTGCTCGATCGATGCAATGGAGGACGCGAGAGCCACGTGCCAACGAATCGATGTGCCCTTCTACGCGATGAACATGGCGAAGGAGTTCGAGGCCGGCGTCATCGATCGCTTCGTCAGCGAGTATGCCGCGGGCCGAACGCCGAACCCGTGCCTGGAGTGCAACCGGCACGTCAAGTTTCGCCATCTGATCGGCAAGGCGCGGATGCTCGGCGCGAACGGCCTCGCAACGGGCCACTACGCGCGGATCGAGCGTGACGACGCCGGGGTCTATCACCTGTTCCGCGCGGTAGATGACCAGAAGGATCAGTCGTACGTTCTCCATACCCTCGACCAGGAGCAGCTCGCCTATTTGCAGTTTCCGCTTGGCCGGCTGCGCAAGACCGAGGTTCGCGAGCTGGCCCGTGGCTTCGGCCTGCCGGTCGCTGACAAGCCGGAGAGCCAGGACCTCTGCTTCGTCGCCAGTGGCGAACACGCTGGATTCGTCGCCCGACGACTGGGCGAGGAGGCGGGGCGGATGACGACACCCGGGCCGATCGTCGATGGCGCCGGCAACGTCGTCGGCCAGCACCGGGGCCTGCTTCACTACACTGTCGGCCAGCGCAAGGGCCTCGGCGTCTCCGCGCGCGAGCCACTCTTCGTGCTCCGCCTCGACCCCCGGCAGAATCTGCTTATCGTTGGGCCCCGTTCGGAGCTGGCGACCAGCCGGATTGTCGCCGATGGTGTCTCGTTCACTGACGACCGCTGGCCAGATGCCCCGTTCGACTGCCAGATCGTCGTCCGCTACCGTGGGACGGCATATCCGGCAACCGTCGAGCCGGGTCTGCCGGGCGCGGTGATCGTCCGGGCAACCGGGCTATCGGGCGCTGTCGCGCCGGGACAGGCGATCGTGTTCTACCAGGGTGATGAAGCGCTGGGTGGCGGGACGATCCGCGCGACCGACGCGCCCGGCCTGTCGGTCGCAAGCTAG
- a CDS encoding metalloregulator ArsR/SmtB family transcription factor produces MPSETVHPQRGKTRADILNVLKRSDGLTADQLAGQLGITSMAVRKHIAALESEELIDSSISRRPIGRPARVYRLSKQSDSLFPRRYDTMAVDLLIDLAAMDGPGKLDLLFNRRADRTFEYLEQRLSSARTLGERVKALAEGMDDLGYLADWKQVGPGTYLVNQYNCAIQRVASAFPQVCYYELETYRRLLDADVQRSCHLASGDHLCCYVVTEHAPGDAAG; encoded by the coding sequence ATGCCGAGTGAAACGGTCCATCCGCAGCGCGGCAAGACGCGCGCCGACATCCTCAATGTCCTGAAACGTTCCGACGGGCTCACCGCTGACCAGCTCGCGGGACAGCTTGGCATTACCTCGATGGCCGTTCGCAAGCACATCGCCGCGCTCGAATCCGAGGAGTTGATCGATTCATCGATCTCTCGCCGGCCGATCGGCCGGCCGGCCCGCGTCTATCGCCTCTCCAAACAATCCGACAGCCTCTTCCCGCGTCGATACGATACGATGGCCGTCGACCTGCTGATCGATCTCGCGGCGATGGATGGTCCGGGCAAGCTCGACCTGCTGTTCAACCGGCGCGCCGACCGGACTTTTGAATACCTCGAACAACGCCTCAGCAGCGCGCGGACGCTTGGCGAACGCGTGAAAGCGCTCGCCGAGGGAATGGATGACCTCGGCTATCTGGCCGACTGGAAGCAGGTCGGCCCTGGAACCTATCTCGTCAATCAGTACAACTGCGCGATCCAGCGCGTAGCCTCTGCCTTCCCGCAGGTCTGCTATTACGAGCTCGAAACGTACCGACGACTCCTCGACGCCGATGTCCAGCGCAGTTGCCACCTGGCATCGGGTGATCATCTGTGCTGCTACGTCGTGACAGAACACGCTCCGGGGGATGCCGCCGGGTAG
- a CDS encoding MarR family transcriptional regulator — MRRSPIDIDDHRALAEFRYQIRRFLAFSERAAREAGIEPQQHQLLLALTGLPDGVAPTIGELAERLQIRHHSTVELVSRLSQRDLVRRVKNPADRRQVFVEMTDDGQEIMARLSAVHLEELHRVGPELARALSAIVTESTQAAPDRRA; from the coding sequence ATGCGCCGATCACCGATCGACATCGACGACCACCGGGCACTCGCGGAGTTTCGCTATCAGATCCGCCGGTTTCTTGCGTTCAGCGAACGCGCCGCTCGCGAAGCCGGAATCGAGCCGCAGCAACACCAGCTGCTGTTGGCGCTGACTGGATTGCCGGACGGGGTTGCGCCAACCATCGGCGAGCTGGCCGAGCGGCTCCAGATCCGGCACCACAGCACGGTTGAGCTGGTTTCCCGGCTCTCCCAGCGCGATCTGGTGCGCCGCGTGAAGAACCCGGCCGATCGTCGGCAGGTGTTCGTTGAGATGACAGACGACGGTCAGGAGATTATGGCGCGACTGTCGGCGGTCCATCTCGAGGAGCTACACCGGGTGGGACCCGAGCTTGCTCGGGCGCTGAGCGCGATTGTCACCGAGTCGACGCAAGCTGCCCCCGATCGCCGTGCGTAG
- a CDS encoding chloride channel protein: MSIPDGEASQSRDRRATIQIEDLPRVSPDDRAMELGDFTTTARVIFITAVAIGLGVVSAGVAWFLLKLIGFFTNLFFFGRISVSMADPADSHLGWAIVAVPVVGALIVGLIARFGSERIRGHGIPEAIEAILINGSKVEPRVAFFKPISSAISIGSGGPFGAEGPIIMTGGAVGSLVAQFLRLTSAERKTLLVAGAAAGMAATFAAPVASVLLAVELLLFEWKPRSLIPVALASATAAVARRYIIGIGPIFPTPPHPEFIGISGILGCVAIGVLAGFISLALTAAVYFFEDAFHKLPIHWMWWPAIGGVVVGIGGLIFPEALGVGYGTIGRLLQGDHASSLILGILLVKSTIWAVSLGSGTSGGVLAPLLMIGGAAGGLAAYVLPDRGPGFWPLIAMGAIMGGTMRSPFTGVVFALELTHDINPLLPLLIAVTIAHGVTVLVLKRSILTEKISRRGYHVSREYSIDPLEILFVREVMRSNVDVLSMSVSLSELRELRDLRLSDDTHLGQRLYPIVDDFGTLVGVVPSNRVQSADGDCHSVTDLLLPNPVVAYPDEPLRLVVYRMAETGLTRFPVVERETRRVVGMISLNDLLKARVRNLEAERRRERILPVRLTNPLTARRNNVISN; the protein is encoded by the coding sequence ATGTCGATACCGGACGGGGAGGCGAGCCAATCGAGGGATCGTCGCGCGACGATACAGATTGAAGACCTGCCGCGCGTGAGCCCGGACGACCGGGCGATGGAGCTTGGCGATTTTACGACGACCGCCCGGGTGATCTTCATCACTGCGGTCGCGATTGGCCTCGGCGTCGTCAGCGCCGGCGTCGCCTGGTTTCTCCTGAAGCTGATCGGCTTTTTCACGAACCTGTTCTTCTTCGGCCGGATATCTGTTTCGATGGCCGACCCAGCGGATTCGCATCTTGGGTGGGCGATTGTCGCCGTCCCGGTGGTCGGCGCGTTGATCGTCGGACTCATCGCGCGGTTCGGTTCGGAGCGCATCCGCGGTCATGGCATCCCCGAGGCGATCGAGGCGATCCTGATCAACGGCTCGAAGGTCGAGCCACGGGTCGCGTTCTTCAAGCCAATATCGTCGGCCATCTCGATTGGCTCCGGCGGGCCGTTTGGCGCAGAGGGCCCGATTATCATGACCGGCGGCGCGGTCGGCTCGCTCGTCGCCCAGTTCCTGAGGCTGACTTCGGCGGAGCGCAAGACGCTGCTGGTGGCCGGCGCGGCGGCCGGCATGGCGGCGACGTTTGCCGCGCCCGTCGCGTCGGTCCTGCTGGCGGTCGAGCTACTGTTGTTCGAATGGAAGCCACGCAGCCTGATTCCGGTGGCGCTGGCCAGCGCGACGGCAGCGGTCGCCCGACGGTACATCATCGGCATCGGCCCGATCTTCCCGACTCCTCCGCATCCTGAGTTCATCGGTATCTCCGGCATTCTTGGCTGCGTCGCGATCGGTGTCCTCGCCGGGTTCATCTCGCTGGCGCTGACGGCAGCGGTCTACTTCTTCGAGGATGCGTTTCACAAGCTGCCTATCCACTGGATGTGGTGGCCGGCGATCGGCGGTGTCGTCGTCGGCATCGGCGGTCTCATCTTTCCTGAGGCGCTTGGCGTTGGATACGGAACGATCGGGCGGCTTTTGCAGGGGGATCATGCCTCGAGCCTGATCCTCGGGATCCTGCTGGTGAAGTCGACGATCTGGGCTGTCTCGCTCGGTTCTGGAACGTCGGGTGGCGTTCTGGCGCCATTACTGATGATCGGCGGCGCGGCCGGCGGGCTGGCTGCCTATGTCCTTCCCGACCGCGGCCCCGGCTTCTGGCCGCTGATCGCGATGGGCGCGATCATGGGCGGCACGATGCGCTCTCCGTTTACCGGCGTCGTTTTCGCGTTGGAGCTCACCCACGACATCAATCCGCTCCTGCCGCTGCTGATCGCCGTCACCATTGCCCACGGTGTGACGGTGCTCGTCCTCAAGCGCTCGATCCTGACCGAAAAGATCAGCCGTCGGGGCTACCATGTCAGCCGCGAGTACTCGATCGATCCGCTGGAGATTCTGTTCGTTCGCGAGGTGATGCGGTCGAACGTCGATGTCCTGTCGATGTCCGTCTCATTATCCGAGTTGCGCGAGCTTCGCGATCTGCGTCTCTCCGATGACACACACCTCGGCCAGCGCCTCTACCCGATCGTCGACGACTTCGGCACGTTGGTCGGGGTGGTGCCATCGAATCGGGTTCAGTCGGCGGATGGCGACTGCCACTCGGTCACCGACTTGCTGCTGCCCAACCCGGTCGTTGCCTATCCCGATGAGCCGCTCCGGCTGGTCGTCTATCGGATGGCCGAGACAGGTCTGACTCGCTTCCCGGTGGTCGAGCGGGAGACGCGCCGGGTGGTCGGCATGATCTCATTGAACGATCTGCTGAAGGCGCGTGTGCGGAATCTGGAGGCCGAGCGACGCCGCGAGCGGATTCTGCCGGTGCGGCTTACAAACCCTCTGACCGCCCGCCGGAACAACGTCATCAGCAACTAG
- a CDS encoding AtzG-like protein: MSTDHRAGRPQPDERLAEALASAVEAMIDYELDAEARQVVHDTVGRHQALAQRLRAVPLTNADEPDFMFVPYRAEG, translated from the coding sequence ATGTCCACAGATCATCGAGCCGGCCGGCCGCAGCCCGACGAGCGGCTGGCAGAGGCGCTCGCCAGTGCCGTCGAGGCCATGATCGACTACGAGCTGGACGCGGAAGCGCGCCAGGTTGTCCATGACACCGTCGGCCGGCACCAGGCACTTGCCCAGAGACTTCGCGCGGTGCCGCTGACCAACGCCGACGAGCCAGATTTCATGTTCGTTCCGTACCGGGCGGAGGGTTGA
- a CDS encoding amidase: protein MAREIYNSTIAELGALLRSRETTPTELTRLYLERLDTVARRYNAVVTITEERALREAVAAEAEMRAGYDRGPLHGIPWGAKDLLAVEGYPTTWGAPPYRDQTFGSDATVVRRLRDAGAVLVAKLGMVELAGGMGYKQPNASLTGPGITPWQADTSPSWSGGSSSGSGSAVAAGAVGFAIGSETWGSIVTPAAFCGITGLRPTYGRVSRHGAMALSWTLDKLGPMCRSAEDCGLVLAAIAGDDPADGTASRREYAWPPAGVRAKGFRFGVLSDATVGVQPEVRANFEASLSVLEEIGTVEVVSLPEFPYNDVASVIIQGELAAAFEDLMTSGDVRELTAPEDRINGLAALALPAHVYIRALRIRRLICRALDELMAGYDALIAPTLPTVASPIGEAFDRYFDRSNRSAIGAAANIAGLPGVAVPNGFGERGLPTSLSFVGRAWGENDVLAAAHVYQQRTHWHQRHPL, encoded by the coding sequence GTGGCGAGGGAGATCTACAACTCGACCATTGCCGAGCTTGGCGCGCTGCTCCGTAGCCGCGAGACGACACCGACCGAGCTGACACGGCTGTACCTGGAGCGCCTCGACACGGTTGCCCGTCGCTACAACGCGGTCGTCACGATTACCGAGGAGCGGGCTCTTCGCGAGGCTGTCGCTGCTGAGGCCGAGATGCGGGCGGGGTACGATCGCGGCCCTCTTCACGGTATTCCCTGGGGCGCGAAGGATCTGCTGGCGGTTGAGGGATATCCGACAACCTGGGGCGCGCCGCCCTATCGCGATCAGACGTTTGGGTCGGACGCGACAGTTGTCCGTCGGCTGCGAGACGCGGGCGCGGTGCTGGTCGCCAAGCTGGGGATGGTCGAGCTGGCCGGCGGAATGGGGTACAAGCAGCCCAATGCATCGCTGACCGGCCCCGGCATCACCCCGTGGCAGGCGGACACGTCGCCGAGCTGGTCCGGCGGGTCGTCGAGCGGTTCAGGGTCGGCAGTGGCGGCCGGCGCGGTCGGCTTCGCGATCGGGTCGGAGACGTGGGGATCGATCGTGACGCCGGCCGCATTCTGCGGCATCACCGGCCTACGGCCGACATATGGGCGCGTGTCCCGTCACGGCGCGATGGCGCTGTCATGGACGCTGGACAAGCTCGGCCCGATGTGCCGCAGCGCCGAGGATTGTGGCCTTGTCCTGGCGGCGATCGCCGGCGATGACCCGGCTGACGGAACCGCTAGCCGGCGCGAGTATGCGTGGCCGCCGGCTGGCGTCCGCGCGAAAGGCTTCCGCTTTGGCGTACTGTCCGACGCCACGGTTGGTGTCCAGCCCGAGGTGCGGGCGAACTTCGAGGCGTCGCTGTCTGTTCTGGAAGAGATCGGAACGGTCGAAGTTGTTTCGCTGCCCGAGTTCCCCTACAACGATGTCGCCAGCGTCATCATCCAGGGCGAGCTCGCCGCAGCATTCGAGGATCTGATGACCAGCGGCGATGTCCGTGAGCTGACCGCTCCGGAGGATCGGATCAACGGGCTGGCTGCGCTGGCGCTTCCGGCCCATGTCTATATCCGCGCGCTCCGTATCCGCCGGCTGATCTGCCGGGCGCTGGACGAGCTGATGGCGGGCTACGACGCGCTGATCGCCCCGACGCTGCCGACGGTCGCCAGTCCGATCGGCGAAGCCTTCGACCGCTACTTCGATCGCAGCAATCGCTCTGCGATCGGCGCAGCGGCGAACATCGCCGGCCTGCCGGGAGTTGCCGTGCCGAACGGCTTTGGTGAACGCGGATTGCCGACGTCGCTGTCCTTCGTCGGCCGCGCCTGGGGCGAGAACGATGTGCTCGCTGCCGCGCACGTCTACCAGCAACGAACGCACTGGCACCAGCGTCACCCGCTGTAG